From the Entelurus aequoreus isolate RoL-2023_Sb linkage group LG24, RoL_Eaeq_v1.1, whole genome shotgun sequence genome, the window ataatatgactccttttaatgcgccttatgtatggaaaacaaacctgaatagacccgctcattggcagtgcgccttataatctggtggtACTTTACAATTCTCATTGATGACACATCTGCAACTGGTGCTTCTTCTTAGGTCTCATGTACACGCACAACTACATTTGACAATTATGCAAACATAATGCCTTTAGGTTCACTCACCTCAGGATGTCTCCGTACAAATTAGGCATCACCAGAACATCAAACTGTGAAGGGTCCTGCACCATCTGTTAAAAGCATCAACACAATGGCACTGTCTGTTTTCAACAAATGACAACAACACAACTACTAACTTACATTGAGGCACACGGTATCCAAGTACATTAAATGTACATTAAATGACAACAACACAACTACTAACTTACATTGAGGCACACCGTATCCAAGTACATTAAATGTACATTAAATGACAACAACACAACTACTGACTTACATTGAGGCACACGGTATCCAAGTACATTAAATGTACATTAAATGACAACAACACAACTACTAACTTACATTGAGGCACACGGTATCCAAGTACATTAAATGTACATTAAATGACAACAACACAACTACTAACTTACATTGAGGCACACGGTATCCAAGTACATTAAATGTACATTAAATGACAACAACACAACTACTAACTTACATTGAGGCACACGGTATCCAAGTACATTAAATGACAACAACACAACTACTGACTTACATTGAGGCACACGGTATCCAAGTACATTAAATGACAACAACACAACTACTAACTTACATTGAGGCACACGGTATCCAAGTACATTAAATGACAACAACACAACTACTAACTTACATTGAGGCACACGGTATCCAAGTACATTAAATGTACATTAAATGACAACAACACAACTACTAACTTACATTGAGGCACACGGTATCCAAGTACATTAAATGACAACAACACAACTACTAACTTACATTGAGGCACACGGTATCCAAGTACATTAAATGACAACAACACAACTACTGACTTACATTGAGGCACACGGTATCCAAGTACATTAAATGACAACAACACAACTACTGACTTACATTGAGGCACACGGTATCCAAGTACATTAAATGACAACAACACAACTACTAACTTACATTGAGGCACACGGTATCCAAGTACATTAAATGACAACAACACAACTACTGACTTACATTGAGGCACACGGTATCCAAGTACATTAAATGACAACAACACAACTACTGACTTACATTGAGGCACACGGTATCCAAGTACATTAAATGACAACAACACAACTACTGACTTACATTGAGGCACACGGTATCCAAGTACATTAAATGACAACAACACAACTACTAACTTACATTGAGGCACACGGTATCCAAGTACATTAAATGACAACAACACAACTACTGACTTACATTGAGGCACACGGTATCCAAGTACATTAAATGACAACAACACAACTACTAACTTACATTGAGGCACACGGTATCCAAGTACATTAAATGACAACAACACAACTACTGACTTACATTGAGGCACACGGTATCCAAGTACATTAAATGACAACAACACAACTACTGACTTACATTGAGGCACACGGTATCCAAGTACATTAAATGACAACAACACAACTACTGACTTACATTGAGGCACACGGTATCCAAGTACATTAAATGACAACAACACAACTACTAACTTACATTGAGGCAAACGGTATCCAAGTACATTAAATGACAACAACACAACTACTAACTTACATTGAGGCACACGGTATCCAAGTACATTAAATGACAACAACACAACTACTAACTTACATTGAGGCACACGGTATCCAAGTACATTAAATGTACATTAAATGACAACAACACAACTACTGACTTACATTGAGGCACACGGTATCCAAGTACATTAAATGTACATTAAATGACAACAACACAACTACTAACTTACATTGAGGCACACGGTATCCAAGTACATTAAATGACAACAACACAACTACTAACTTACATTGAGGCAAACGGTATCCAAGTACATCTCGGTGAATTTAATATCTTTGTGCTTTTCGGCAGCCTCTCTGCACGTTCGAAGGAAGAGCCCATCTGACATGCGCCTGATGGAAGACCCCCAGTAGATGAGCACAAATAACTGAGAGATCTTTGTACCATGAgtgacacttacataatgttggCCTTATGGACAGCCGTGACACTGGCCCTCTTGTTGTTTCTGGCATATTCAAAGGCATACTCTGCAATGCGTTGGCTTGCTCGCTCCGTAATGAGCTTAATGCTCTGCACCACACCCTCAACAATCTGAAAACAAACAAGCATTAAGTCAATTAGGTCAAACATTTTGAGTTCGAGGTTTAAAAAGGCAAAGGGCATAAAAGTGTTTACCACATGTTCAATCCCACTGTACTCTCCCTCTGTGTTCTCCCTGATGGTGACTAAGTTGACGTCCGCGTAGGGCGTCTTGTAGCCCTCCATAGAAACACAAGGGCGCACATTGGCGTAGAGGTCAAAGGTTTTCCTCAGCAGGAGGTTCATGGAGGGATGACCTGCAGCGATTGGCGTCTTCAAAGGACCTGCGGATGAAGTGCTCATTCtgctttatcatttatttatatataaaaaactaCTTCATTTCAGCTAAATACATCTAAAAGCAATTTccatacattattttatgtgttatgtgtgggggccacatttgTCATCTTCTTTGGTAGATCATGTGGAGAGCCAGCAGCCTCcaaagcaggggttcttaaactttttgaccTCGGAACCCAacgtttccactacagaggggcccagggcccactcaaatattaacactaaataagTCATCTCAGGCCACGTCCACAGGAACACGgaaagtttcaaaaacacatatccagggttaaaacaatctccatccacacaaaggtcatttcaaaactgtctatgttTACACAACAATGCTCACACTAGCTGTtgcgcacattttgtccaatcaacaGCCTGGAAAAGCAGccacagctgacttggtggcattacacctctgttactgtaatgtttattttcatatacTAGATGAACAatcacatgtacattatctttcaaACCACACTGCACTTGGAACATAGGATTATTTGTTTAAAGCATGCATACATGTCCGTGCTGCTGAAACCCGACACTAGCATGTTTTACTAGAATTTTGGCATtacatataccaggggtcggcaacctttaccactcaaacagccattttggcaagtttcacaaattaaagaaagtaatgggagccacaaaaaaaaaattaaaatttaaaatgaaaaacaccgcatacaaagcttaaatgctttgtgctatgttaaccaggggtctccgacacacgcaccggcacgcactttaatgtggaaatttgatgttagtgcagcccgcaagttttgaatgattagcgcttgatagcgtcatacttgccaaccctctcatttttcccgggaatcagagcgtgatgacactgcatttggcgccctctacagtctgccctaacagtgtacctgctcaaccatATGTAgattgcagtttcagcttgctcccttaagtgacagcaaggcgtactacctcagcagccacacatcttacactgacggtaccaatacccagaatcccatgcagcactaactcttccgctcaaccaacgcacggagacggggggggggttgatgtgtggggggatttggtggtagcgggggtgtataatgtagaccggaagagttagggctgcatgggattctgggtaatggttgtgttgtgtttatgttgtgttacggtgggatgttctccagaaatgtgtttttcattcttttttggtgtgggttcacagtgtggcgcatatttgtaacgtaacaatgttaaagttgtttgatacggctaccgtcagtgtaaactgtgtggctgatgagtaagtatgctttgctgtctcctgtgtgtgcaagtaataacaacatgcaacatgtggctggactggcacgctgtatgtaaatgctatagaggacaattactgcagtgcaattagggcacgccctttatttagtaattagagtgtaaataggattctTTTTtcactgggagtaatctatgagagacactgagatccataaattacaggtgtgaatgaatgatgggtgcagaaaaacatgtaaagcgacttataaatcccaggtattattattattattattattataaatctcctgggaaaatcgggggggtcggcatgtatgtagctgagccgcatcagagtggtcaaggagccgcatgcggctccggagccgcgggttgccgacccctgacatataccaaaatcaagtacctactgtactgtgtacttgttgaaataccaaaatcaagtacctactgtactgtttacttgttgaaataccctttacaagactaaaatctacccaaacgaccacttttctGCTGCCTAAAATTCatttcaagtaccgtatttcccggaccatagggcgcaccggattagatcgagaaaaagaagaagcttatcgactatggcggacgcacgcaatttttcaggatttatgcagatcccaaatacagatcagcaggtaccagaaggtaataaaagtttcacataatatgtcttaccttatttacacaccataataatttaatgcgctgacaatccatcaagcggtgcggcttcattgcttaccaaagttgtgacagatttttgagcgccgtgtgtaatgttctatattttcaatggaacatataaaatgttgggtgttgtttacttgagtcatattgcagtctacacgtatctcttatgtttgactgccatctaccggtcacacttatcattacactatgtacaaaaaaaaaattgcttcgaggtcggtaagcgaaaccagaattattccatacattaggtgcaccgggttataaggcgcactgtccagttttgaggggaaaaaaggattttaagtgcgccttatagtccggaaaatacggtaataatttgatagtgacacatctcatctctgcatattttactagaataccctttaccgtttatgacaacctttttccaaaacataaTATATAATGCGAGATACAACATGATAATTCatacatttatctttttttttcaaaagttacaaaaaagtgggaccccaataaTGTACTGTggggccccatttttatgacttgacggggtccctgggaccccatttagaacattcctagcgccaacactgcggCCCACATGAGATGGTACGAAATGTAGTGAAATGGCATGAAATGTAGAGAATATCTGCTTTGAAGTGAGAGGTGCCAGATGACTACAGGTGCAGCAGTTACGTCACAGAATCTGAGGTGAAATGTAGAGAATATTTGCTTTGAAGTGAGAGGTGCCAGATGACTACAGGTGCAGCAGTTACGTCACAGAATCTGAGGTGACATGTAGAGAATATTTGCTATGAAGTGAGAGGTGCCAGATGACTACAGGTGCAGCAGTTACGTCACAGAATCTGAGGTGAGCAAACTCCACAAAACATGCTCAACAAAAAAGTATTTCATGAAATGGGGGAGGCAACAACCATGTTTGATCATCTCTTAGAGGAGGCACGctgtggtccaaagtcatgtcaTTACAAATAATGTTATGGTACCTTTTAGGCCCATTTTGTTTCTGTCCATTGATTCTTTGGCATCTGAAGGAATCACCCACTTCCCTCCAGGTCCTTTGATGGCTGTAATGTTTCTTTCCTCCCACTGAATAGGTACCTGTAATCAAGCATTGTAACAACTGTAAGTTAAGTTAAAAGCTTTTTCTGcttctacaaaagccaaaagcagtgaagttgtcacgttgtgtaaatggtaaataaaaacagaatacaacaaatccttttcaacttatattcaattgaatagactgcaaagacaagatatttaacattcaaactggaaacatcgttattttttgctaatattagctcatttggaattttatgactgcaacatgtttcaacaaagctggcacaagtggcaaaaaagagtgagaaagttgaggattgctcatcaaacactcatttggaacatcccacaggtgaacagggtcattgggaacaggtgggtgccatgattgggtataaaagcagcttccatgaaatgctcagtcattcacaaacaaggatggggcgagggtcaccactttgtcaacaaatgcctgagcaaattgtttaaaatcaacatttctcaacgagctattgcaaggaatttagggatttcaccatctacgattggtaatgtcatcaaaaggttcagagaatctggagaaatcactgcacgtaatcagcaaggctgaaaaccaacattgaatgcccgtgaccttcgattcttcaggcggtactgcatcaaaaagcgacatcagtgtgtaaaggatatcaccacatgggctaaggaacacttcagaaaaccactgtcagtaactacagttcgtcactacatctgtaagtgcaacttaaaactctactatgcaaagccaaagccatttatcaacaacacccagaaacgccgccggcttcgctgggcctgagctcttctaagatgggctgatgcaaagtggaaaagtgttctgtggtctgacgagttcacatttcaaattgtttttggaaactgtgcaagtcgtgtcctccggaccaaagaggaaaagaaccatccagattgttctaggcgcaaagtggaaaaaccagcatgtgtgatggtatgggggtgtattagtgcccaatgcatgggtaacttacacatctgtgaaggcaccattaatgctgaaaggtacatacagcttttggagcaacatatgttgccatccaagcaacgttatcatggacgcccctgcttatttcagtaagacaatgccaagccacgtgttacaacagcgtggcttcgtagtaaaagagtgcaggtactagactggcctgcctatagtccagacctgtctcccattgaaaatgtgtggcacctaaaatagcacaagggagacccccggactgttgaacaacttaagctgtacatcaagcaagaatgggaaagaattccacctgaaaagcttaaaaaatgtgtctcctcagttcccaaacctttactgagtgttgttaaaaggaaaggccatgtaacacagtggtaaaaatgcccctgtgacaacttttttacaatgttttgctgccattaaattctaagttcattattatttgcacaaaaaaaaattgtttctcagttcgaactttaaatatcttgtttttacagtttgttcaattgaatatgagttgaaaactatttgcaaatcatttcatTCTGTTttaattgaccatttacacaatgtgccaacttcactgcttttgggttttgtacaatacaAACCTTTGCTGCTTCAAATATCTTCATGACAGCGGTGGAGATCTCTGGTCCAATTCCGTCACCGGGTATTAAAGTAACAGTTTGCATCTGTACAACAAAGCAAAATGTATTCCGATCattataaaaataacaatggtcTCACATGGAAGAAACATACCCCACTGGAGAACATTCTGGTGTCCTTCTTTAAGGCGGCTGCCACCCGCGGCACCTGTCAAGcagattaaaaacaacaacattctaaTCCACGGTCTGATTTGAGAAGTATGAAAATAGACGTACATTCGAATGTGTTGTTTATATTTAAAAcaaagggaaaaaaatatttttctcattGAAGGTGTCATTTGAAATAAAACATGAGCGACACGCCCACAGTACTATGTACTGTGGTTGACATGACTAATGGGAAACTAATAGTATTACCTTTCCTCCAAACATCAAGAGTAATGCACTACTTTAAAACATAACTAGGCTCAACTTACTTCCTTTGCCTTGAATTTATCCTGGCCATTGATCGATAAACGCCACTTTCTTAGTAGATTAACAATCTGTAGGTGAGGAACATTTAAGACAGTTGTAGCCTGATAGGGAAGTAGTCCATTTGAACAATTATCCGTCACACTAAACTATGACTATttagctttatttaaataaataaacaatcacAAATAACACTGTTGCAATcgtttaaaatgtaaacaagatTCAGGTTGCCATAGTAACCCGCTGCACCGCAAGGGCGTGCCTAGCACAAAAAAAATGGCTAGCTAAAGTTACTGTAGCTTTCTCAAGGAATTTGAGTGTGACAACAAACTATTTCACTTCGATGTGACATTTAAACGTAGGGTTTGTTCATATGATACAATTAAAAAAGGGTAAGGTATTTCCCTGAACTTACCGCTGACCTCAACGCATTCCCAGCCATTCTTAGCTAGCCACCAAGGTCGATGTAGCCACTAGCCACCTGGCACCGCAGTAGCTGTAAATCGTCAAGTCAACCGAAAAAACAAGCAGATATCCGTTCTGATttagttttcaaaataaaatgctatAATTAATTCTTGAGTTAAATTGCAACATTCCGTTATTTTGTTAATTTGATCATctatattcatgttataaaactattatttatattttacaacCGGCATATTCATTTAAACGGTGGCTTTGGTCCACGAGAGTGAAAGTACCTATATTTTGAAACCGTCCTACGTCCGGTGTACTTCGGCACCAATCAGGAAGTGATTTCTGGTACATATACACAACTTTAACCATAGATATGTACTAAGGGTATGCAGCatagagcgctactgcctactggcgctgacgggacgcggggccgccatcttggagtggtgattcgctccactcagtgcaattcatttggcaggagcaatgaattgtcagcgcatttaatcaattttacctcactgaataccactgattttcacgcgctttttggtcatacgtgtagctatgataaaggccacatgttttattattcatagttttcttaacagtaatagaatattcttatatgcttaagtgaccagatgtccgagatcaaaactgggaatataatcccagagaaggggaaaaaacggtcggctatttttaaattcaagaaacaatatgattaggttatatatacatgtgtatatcctacataaacaatgtatgaatacattagatatctatatatcttaggaacCTATAGActatatctctgttgctgcagcagcagagagtttattctgttttgacactttgtattgatatgttgtattacattcttcccttaaatgatcatgtttacagtgattgttttatatgcatttttgatgtatgtcgctttggataaaagcatctgcctaatacttcaacataaacatatataatcacctgaaagtctttatatcagctaaaaccaccaatctgtttcactggattcagaataaaacaaaattatgttttacccaacaatgaaCAAtcaaagatctttgctccttctcaactctgtggtaatattctattcacaaaatacaaccaatagttcgttaatgttaaatcttacttgtgaaaagtaatcccccgattcctattttcaacagtccgctcattttaGCTGGAAAACGCTGagcaccatctttgttttctacctgtcaactgtcagtttaggctgctcgccggctcctcatcaccacttcaagatggcggcccaatttctcgcgtcacagcagccaatgctgtgtctacttataacatgtctatgaCTTTAACTGCTCTTCCAATTGACAGGGGAATTTATAATTGGCATGCAGTCCTACTCTATTATCATAACCAGTCATCAGAATAAATGGGGGGAACTACAAACTTGAAAGTAAAATTTAAAACCACgaagtgctttaaaaaaaaaaatagaacgtgTAATCATACAATACTGCACGGTGTCACTAAAATATTGCCTACAAATGAGGCAGCAATATGTCAAACGAATGTTGTTGATGCAGATGTTACAAAATTGTGCATAATCAAATGAACAAGCTCAATAATTAACTGTGCTTTTAAAGCTGACAGCCAGCAGGTGGCACTACAAGCCAGCCAATACGTTTTTCTCAGTTCGAGACAAAGCCTTCCAATGGTGTGTTATGGTATGTAACACTATTATAAAACACTGCACACATATT encodes:
- the LOC133641854 gene encoding isocitrate dehydrogenase [NAD] subunit alpha, mitochondrial isoform X2 yields the protein MAGNALRSAVPRVAAALKKDTRMFSSGMQTVTLIPGDGIGPEISTAVMKIFEAAKVPIQWEERNITAIKGPGGKWVIPSDAKESMDRNKMGLKGPLKTPIAAGHPSMNLLLRKTFDLYANVRPCVSMEGYKTPYADVNLVTIRENTEGEYSGIEHVIVEGVVQSIKLITERASQRIAEYAFEYARNNKRASVTAVHKANIMRMSDGLFLRTCREAAEKHKDIKFTEMYLDTVCLNMVQDPSQFDVLVMPNLYGDILSDLCAGLIGGLGVTPSGNIGTNGVAIFESVHGTAPDIAGKDLANPTALLLSAVMMLRHMGLHDHARRIETACFNTIRDKKVLTGDLGGSSKCSEFTEAICQQVGDIE
- the LOC133641854 gene encoding isocitrate dehydrogenase [NAD] subunit alpha, mitochondrial isoform X1, yielding MAGNALRSAIVNLLRKWRLSINGQDKFKAKEVPRVAAALKKDTRMFSSGMQTVTLIPGDGIGPEISTAVMKIFEAAKVPIQWEERNITAIKGPGGKWVIPSDAKESMDRNKMGLKGPLKTPIAAGHPSMNLLLRKTFDLYANVRPCVSMEGYKTPYADVNLVTIRENTEGEYSGIEHVIVEGVVQSIKLITERASQRIAEYAFEYARNNKRASVTAVHKANIMRMSDGLFLRTCREAAEKHKDIKFTEMYLDTVCLNMVQDPSQFDVLVMPNLYGDILSDLCAGLIGGLGVTPSGNIGTNGVAIFESVHGTAPDIAGKDLANPTALLLSAVMMLRHMGLHDHARRIETACFNTIRDKKVLTGDLGGSSKCSEFTEAICQQVGDIE